The sequence ACACGCGCGCTGCTTCGCGCCTTGCAACAGGAGCTTCATGAATGATGCGGGCTAGTCGCGCCGGGTCGATGAAAACACTCTGCATCGGGGTGGCCGGTGGCACCGGGTCCGGGAAGACAACCGTTGCCAACGAAATCGTGCGTCGGGTCGGGCCTGAACGAATCGTAGTCGTCAATCAGGACCGGTATTATCACGATCTCGCCCACCTCCAGGGTCACGAACGGGCACACCACAATTTCGATCACCCGGAGGCCATTGAGGAAAACCTGCTTCAGGAGCATCTCCGCCTGCTCAAGGCCGGCCGGTCTGCCCCGTTGCCGGTCTATGACTTCGCCAACCATGTCCGCAAGGAGGAGACCGAGTGCCTTGGACCGCGACCGGTGATACTTCTGGAGGGAATCCTGATTCTGGCGATGCCGGCTATACGGGAGCTGCTCGACGTCAAGATATTCGTCGACACAGATGCCGATCTCCGTTTCATAAGGCGGCTTCTCAGGGATATGGAGGAGCGGGAACGAACTGTGGACGGGGTGATCGATCAATACCTGACGACGGTCCGCCCGATGCACCTCGAGTTCGTGGAACCTTCGAAGCGTTGGGCGGACATCATCATCCCTGAGGGCGGATTCAACACGGTTGCACTGGATCTCGTCATCAGTCGTATTTTCCAGATGCTCCAAACTGTCGAATAATTTGGCTCCAGGGCTTCGTTCGGTGCATGACGCTGGCAATTGGAGCGGGCTTCAGCGGCTGGCGGGCGGGCGACGACGACGGCGGGATCTCAACTCATCTTCTTTGAACATGAACTTGATGGAATGTTTGAACAGCAAAAGGTTTGGAGCATCAACCCGGTTGAGCTTGAGACAGTTCTTGTCGTACCACTCGATCCAGCCCTTGAGTTCGGTCCCATCCGTGAGCACCACGATCATCGCGGTGCGGTTCTGCATCTGTTTGAGGTAGTAAAAGCTTTCGGCGTTCGTCTGCTCAGCCGGCACCTGTTTGCGGCGCCCGGTCGATCGGGTTGGGTACTTTTCCATCATCTCCGTCATGGATGGTCGGATCAGCTTACGCTCTGACATCAAACTCTCCTCGCAGCCCATGCTGTGCGGCGCAGGGTTTCCGATAACGTGCAGGTGCGGGTTCTGGCAACAGACTATCAGATCCAGAAGGGGGTGTCTTCCCCTGTTGTCGGCAGATCCTCGACGACGCTACCGCGATTTTTCCTGGTTGGGTTGTTTTCGTTGGTTTCGTTTATTGCCGGGGTAGAGTTCGACCTCATGAGAAAGGCAGCACATAAGTCGTCCGCAAAGACCGGAAATTTTCGCAGGGTTGAGGCTCAGATTCTGGCGCTTTGCCATGCGTACGGTCACCGAGTGGAATCGATCCATGAACGTCGTGCAACACAGGCAACGTCCGCACGGGCCGAGGCCTCCACACAACCGCGCACCGTCGCGAACCCCCAACGAGCGCATTTCGATGCCCCTGCGGTAGCGACGGCCCAAGTCCCTTTGTAGCGGACGGTAGTCGACCCGCTTTTCGGCCGAGAAGTAGATAACGGCCTTGCGACCCGACAGGGGCAACCTCACCTTGAATGGGTGGAGTTCGAGCTTCATTTCGCGGGTTCTCCGCCTCAGATAATGCTCGATCTCACGTTCGAGGTGGCCAGTGTCTTCATGTCGTTTCTCGTCTTCCGGAGTTGCCCTGCGAACGATGCGCGCCGCACCCCTGAGAGGCTTCTTGATCGTCGGAATCGAGAACGCAGTTACCTTACCCAAGAACTTCCCGTCAGGAGTGTCAACAACGATCATTTCGCCGTGCTTCAACTCCAGCTTTCCTGCGCGGCACGGCAAAGGTGGGAGGTCAGGGTCGACCAGCACTGGCACCCAGTCTTCCAGGCGCGGCGTAACGGTACACTGCACGAGCTCCGGCATCATGGCTTGTCGTCGCCGGCGAGTTCAGCCGCGATGTCACGATCAGCGGCAGCGATTTTCTCGGAGTCCCTGCGCCGCGCATCCTTCAGGGCCTGCCGGAGTTTTGGAAACTCGCTGGCGAGGATTTGAGCGGCGAAGAAGGCGGCGTTGCGTGCACCGGCCGGACCGACAGCGAAGGTCGCCACCGGTATGCCGCCCGGCATCTGTACAGTCGACAGCAGCGCGTCCACCCCATCGAGCACGCCACCAGGTAACGGCACACCAAGTACGGGGCGCACCGTGTGCGCCGCCACCACACCGGCGAGGTGCGCTGCCATCCCGGCCGCGCAGATGAAAACCCGGCATCCGTCGGAATCTGCTGCTCGGACAAGTTCTACCGTTCGTTCCGGTGTGCGATGGGCGGAGGATACGTGGACCTCGAATCCTACACCGAGGTCTTGCAAGAGTTCTGCCGCTCCGCGTAGATGCTTCCAATCGCTTGCGGAGCCCATCAGCACGAGGACCTGCGGATGGTCGTCCTGCTCAATTTCCATCGCTCAGGCCTCCAGCTTTGCCAGCGTGTCCCGACCGATATCCGATCGGAACCACATTCCATCGAACGATATTTTTCCAACGCCTTCGTACGCGGTCTCGAGCGCTTCGGACAGAGAAGCACCCCGCCCGCAAACCGACAACACGCGGCCGCCGGCAGTCGTGAGTTTTTCTCCATCGAGACGGGTTCCCGCGTGGTAAACCGTGACCCCGGAGAGCGCCATCGCATCGTCGATGCCGGTGATCTCATCGCCCTTGCGCGGGCTACCTGGATAACCGTCAGCTGCTATGACAACGCAGGCCACCGCCTCTTTGCGCCACCTGAGATTCGTCGCCTCCATGGCGCCGTCGGCCGCCGCCATGGCCACTTCAGCGAAATTGTCATCCAACCGCAGCAAGATCGCCTGGGTTTCCGGATCACCAAGGCGACAGTTGAACTCCAGGACTTTGGGACCGTCGGGCGTCATCATCAGTCCGACATAGAGCACTCCCCGATACGATCGACCTTCCTCCTTCATACCCAAAATTGTCGGCCGCACAATCGTGTCCAGGATCAGACGGCTCGTGCCCGGAGGCATGACCAGAGCTGGAGAATGGGCACCCATCCCACCGGTATTCGGGCCCTCGTCGTTTTCCTTCGCGCGCTTGTAATCATGTGAGGTCGCAATCGGGATGACACGGTCGCCGTCCGATATCGCCATATACGAGACCTCGTCGCCGTCGAGACACTCCTCGACCAGCACCCTGTCTCCGGCATCCCCAAACTTCCGCTGCGTGAAAAACACATCCAGCGCGTGCTCAAGGTCTGGCTCATCGCGGACGATCAACACGCCTTTGCCTGCGGCCAGGCCATCGGCCTTGAACACCACCGGCATCCCGAGATCCCGGCTCGCCTCTACCGCCTCGTCCTTGGTTCTAACAACTGAGGCCCGGGCGGTGGGAATGTCATTCCGTTGGCAGAACTCCTTCGCGAACACCTTGCTCGACTCCAGCTCGGCAGCCGCCCGGCGGGGCCCGAAGAGACGCAGACCCCGACGGTAGAACTCGTCGCAAACACCCATGGCGAGCGGGACTTCCGGTCCGACAATCGTCAGGTCGATGCGAAGATCCTCAGCCGCCTCCGCAACCCCGGGCAGATCGTTGGCGGATATCGGAAGCAGATCGGCTGCTTGGGCAATTCCTGGGTTCCCTGGAGCGGCAAAAACGTGGCTCACTCCGCGAGAACGTCGCAGGGCATGGACGATCGCGTGTTCACGCGCACCTGACCCTAGAACGAGAACGCGCATCGGTGTCTACCCCCTCGCTTGCAGCAGACTTAGATAACTGGTCTGTACGATGTCGCCCGCGGAGCATCCCCGACTCAGGTCATTGGCCGGTTTCGCGAGGCCTTGCATGAGCGGACCCAACGCCCGCGCGCCACCGAGCCGCTCGACCGCTTTGTAGGTGATGTTTCCGGCATTGAGATCCGGAAACACGAGCACATTCGCGGCGCCGGCAACTGGCGATCCTGGGGCCTTTTTCTCACCGACCGTTTTCACGAGAGCTGCATCCAGCTGCAGGTCACCATCGAAGACGAAGTCGACTCCACGTGCATTGAGCTCATCGCACGCGCCGGTCACTTTTTCGACCAACGGATGGCTCGCCGAGCCTTTGGTCGAAAACGAGAGCAAGGCGACCCGTGGTTCGCCACCGACGATCGAGCTGAAGGTCGCAGCCGCAGATATGGCAATTTCAGCCAGTTGAACCGAGTCCGGATCGGGCATCACCGCACAGTCGGCGAATACCATGATCCCGTCGTCGCCCCAGCTCGCTTCAGGATGGACCATGATAAAGGCGGACGAAACCGTCCGCAGCCCGGGAGCAGGTCCAATACAGTGAAGTGCGGCGCGCACCGTATCTGCAGTCGTTCGCACCGCCCCACCAACGGAGGCGTCGGCAGCGCCCGTCGCTACCAACAACGAGGCGAAGTAGAGCGGGTCTTCGACCGCCTTCAACGCCTCGTCTTCCGACATCCCTTTGGGTGCGCGGCGCTGGTGCAGGTGGGCTGCAAGGTCTTCTCGACGGTAATCCGCCGCAGGATCCGCGACGTCAACGCCCCGTCTCGCAAGTTCGTCATGGATAGGCTGGCGCTCGTCCCCGGGGCACAGGAGAATCACCTCGCATGATCCGCCGGTTACGAGCTGTTTTGCAGCTTCTACTACCCGCGGATCATGGCCTTCGGCAAGCACCACCCGGCCGCCAACAACCGCCGCCCGCCTCTCGACCTGTTCGAGAAACCCCACAACTCTCCCCCGGCAGTCATTGTAACCCAAAGCCTTCGCCGGACCGCCGGAAGGTTTCAGCTGTGATTGAAGTTACATGGACCATCACATCCGCGAGGAGGTGGCATGCGAATAGCGTCCGATATCTCTCGTCTCATGGGGAACACGCCGTTGGTTCGACTCAACCGGATCGCCGCCGAGGCAAGCGCTCAAGTGGTCGCCAAGCTCGAGTTTTTCAACCCGGCACATTCGGTGAAGGATCGAATCGGAGTCGCAATGGTGGATGCCCTGGAGCGAGATGGTCTCCTGATACCGGGGCGGTCGACCATTATCGAAGCAACCTCGGGCAACACTGGTATCGCGCTCGCTATGGTGGCGGCGTCACGTGGCTACCGTTGCATCCTCACGATGCCGGAGTCGATGTCACTCGAACGACGCAAGATTCTCGATCTTCTCGGGGCCAAAATCGAGCTCACCCCGGCGGACGAAGGGATGAAGGGTGCGTCGGCCCGCGCCCAGGAATTGCTTGCCGAGATTCCTGATTCGGTGGAGCCAAAGCAATTCAGCAACCCGGCCAATCCGCAAATCCACTCCTCAACCACCGCTCAGGAACTCTGGCAGGACACCGACGGGAAGATGGACGTCTTCGTGGCCGGGGTCGGAACCGGAGGCACGATTACCGGGGTGGGTCGATTCTGGCGAGAGCGGCGGCCCTCAGTTCGCATCGTGGCAGTCGAACCAGCTGAATCACCGGTGCTCTCCGGCGGCGAACCAGGACCTCACAAGATCCAGGGGATCGGTGCGGGTTTCTTGCCCGAAAACCTCGACCGGTCGGTGGTAGACGAAGTGGTCACGGTGAATTCCGAGGAAGCTTTTTCGACCGCCCGCAGCCTTGCTCGCGATGAAGGCATCCTGGGAGGGATTTCCACCGGCGCGGCCTGCGCTGCTGCCCTCAAGATCGCGGCCGGCGACGAGATGGCCGGCAAACTCGTCGTCTTTATCGCCCCCTCGACTTCCGAGCGCTACATCTCGACTGATCTGTTCACGGATCTCTGACTCTTCGACCGTTGGCACGCGACGACTCGGCGGTTAGGCCGATCGTGGGCCATGAGAGGACTGGTTTCGGCGGTGGACTGGCACTCTGACCATCAACGGTCGCGG is a genomic window of Acidobacteriota bacterium containing:
- the udk gene encoding uridine kinase yields the protein MKTLCIGVAGGTGSGKTTVANEIVRRVGPERIVVVNQDRYYHDLAHLQGHERAHHNFDHPEAIEENLLQEHLRLLKAGRSAPLPVYDFANHVRKEETECLGPRPVILLEGILILAMPAIRELLDVKIFVDTDADLRFIRRLLRDMEERERTVDGVIDQYLTTVRPMHLEFVEPSKRWADIIIPEGGFNTVALDLVISRIFQMLQTVE
- a CDS encoding RNA chaperone Hfq, which translates into the protein MSERKLIRPSMTEMMEKYPTRSTGRRKQVPAEQTNAESFYYLKQMQNRTAMIVVLTDGTELKGWIEWYDKNCLKLNRVDAPNLLLFKHSIKFMFKEDELRSRRRRRPPASR
- a CDS encoding stage 0 sporulation protein, giving the protein MQCTVTPRLEDWVPVLVDPDLPPLPCRAGKLELKHGEMIVVDTPDGKFLGKVTAFSIPTIKKPLRGAARIVRRATPEDEKRHEDTGHLEREIEHYLRRRTREMKLELHPFKVRLPLSGRKAVIYFSAEKRVDYRPLQRDLGRRYRRGIEMRSLGVRDGARLCGGLGPCGRCLCCTTFMDRFHSVTVRMAKRQNLSLNPAKISGLCGRLMCCLSHEVELYPGNKRNQRKQPNQEKSR
- the purE gene encoding 5-(carboxyamino)imidazole ribonucleotide mutase, whose protein sequence is MEIEQDDHPQVLVLMGSASDWKHLRGAAELLQDLGVGFEVHVSSAHRTPERTVELVRAADSDGCRVFICAAGMAAHLAGVVAAHTVRPVLGVPLPGGVLDGVDALLSTVQMPGGIPVATFAVGPAGARNAAFFAAQILASEFPKLRQALKDARRRDSEKIAAADRDIAAELAGDDKP
- the purD gene encoding phosphoribosylamine--glycine ligase, which gives rise to MRVLVLGSGAREHAIVHALRRSRGVSHVFAAPGNPGIAQAADLLPISANDLPGVAEAAEDLRIDLTIVGPEVPLAMGVCDEFYRRGLRLFGPRRAAAELESSKVFAKEFCQRNDIPTARASVVRTKDEAVEASRDLGMPVVFKADGLAAGKGVLIVRDEPDLEHALDVFFTQRKFGDAGDRVLVEECLDGDEVSYMAISDGDRVIPIATSHDYKRAKENDEGPNTGGMGAHSPALVMPPGTSRLILDTIVRPTILGMKEEGRSYRGVLYVGLMMTPDGPKVLEFNCRLGDPETQAILLRLDDNFAEVAMAAADGAMEATNLRWRKEAVACVVIAADGYPGSPRKGDEITGIDDAMALSGVTVYHAGTRLDGEKLTTAGGRVLSVCGRGASLSEALETAYEGVGKISFDGMWFRSDIGRDTLAKLEA
- the pta gene encoding phosphate acetyltransferase; its protein translation is MGFLEQVERRAAVVGGRVVLAEGHDPRVVEAAKQLVTGGSCEVILLCPGDERQPIHDELARRGVDVADPAADYRREDLAAHLHQRRAPKGMSEDEALKAVEDPLYFASLLVATGAADASVGGAVRTTADTVRAALHCIGPAPGLRTVSSAFIMVHPEASWGDDGIMVFADCAVMPDPDSVQLAEIAISAAATFSSIVGGEPRVALLSFSTKGSASHPLVEKVTGACDELNARGVDFVFDGDLQLDAALVKTVGEKKAPGSPVAGAANVLVFPDLNAGNITYKAVERLGGARALGPLMQGLAKPANDLSRGCSAGDIVQTSYLSLLQARG
- the cysK gene encoding cysteine synthase A — encoded protein: MRIASDISRLMGNTPLVRLNRIAAEASAQVVAKLEFFNPAHSVKDRIGVAMVDALERDGLLIPGRSTIIEATSGNTGIALAMVAASRGYRCILTMPESMSLERRKILDLLGAKIELTPADEGMKGASARAQELLAEIPDSVEPKQFSNPANPQIHSSTTAQELWQDTDGKMDVFVAGVGTGGTITGVGRFWRERRPSVRIVAVEPAESPVLSGGEPGPHKIQGIGAGFLPENLDRSVVDEVVTVNSEEAFSTARSLARDEGILGGISTGAACAAALKIAAGDEMAGKLVVFIAPSTSERYISTDLFTDL